Proteins from a genomic interval of Oceanispirochaeta crateris:
- the yqeC gene encoding selenium cofactor biosynthesis protein YqeC: protein MKNQSLSKAMNLQMGDRLALVGGGGKTSILYTLAKENIYSRGLYTTSTKMYDPSSGTHPFHRLLLNWQEEDCPLPLQKIESCFIASGRMKGTKPKVIGLSNNRINNWKSTEAWPILVIEADGAAGRPVKAPNEGEPVIPERINRVIGCIGLDALGKKIEPPWVHRPELFRERFCRTGQQMIDPEILMELIRHPEGLFKNSPVDSTKTVIFNKLDCLDSPFEIEKMLEDFKRDCPSHQFLALSLI from the coding sequence ATGAAAAACCAAAGTTTGTCAAAAGCCATGAATCTGCAAATGGGAGATCGTTTGGCCCTGGTCGGAGGGGGAGGGAAAACCAGCATTCTCTACACCTTGGCTAAAGAAAACATTTACTCTAGAGGACTTTATACGACAAGCACAAAGATGTATGACCCTTCTTCGGGGACACATCCTTTTCACCGTCTCCTGTTAAACTGGCAGGAGGAGGACTGCCCTCTACCCCTGCAGAAGATTGAAAGCTGTTTTATTGCATCAGGGAGAATGAAAGGAACGAAACCCAAGGTTATCGGCTTGTCGAACAACAGGATAAACAACTGGAAAAGTACAGAAGCCTGGCCTATTCTAGTCATAGAAGCAGATGGTGCCGCAGGAAGACCCGTCAAAGCGCCCAATGAGGGAGAACCAGTCATTCCCGAGAGAATCAACAGGGTGATCGGATGCATCGGTTTGGATGCCCTGGGAAAGAAAATTGAGCCCCCCTGGGTGCATCGTCCCGAACTGTTCAGAGAAAGATTTTGCAGGACCGGTCAACAAATGATAGATCCTGAAATACTGATGGAACTGATCAGACATCCCGAAGGCCTTTTCAAGAATTCTCCTGTGGATTCCACTAAGACGGTCATTTTTAATAAACTGGATTGTCTGGATTCACCATTTGAAATAGAAAAGATGCTCGAGGATTTCAAAAGAGATTGTCCCTCTCACCAATTCCTGGCATTGTCTTTGATTTGA
- a CDS encoding YkgJ family cysteine cluster protein, with product MDAVTPKIHFDCTLCGECCCGSMKVFLNSYDLFKMASFLKMNHSDELFKRHFVILDQGQNTLNLPRIRFKTKPFPFCPHLINDLQEDLGLRGLCSLHKEHKPLICQLAPFSRKLDLKTGEDEFTYTLPHPGCPGSSGIRVLNIEEEKASLAKELDFEKRYYTLLSQNEEDSQFLWSFPLTQTFENLLTAWEKGLKP from the coding sequence ATGGACGCAGTAACGCCGAAAATCCACTTTGACTGTACCCTTTGCGGAGAGTGCTGCTGTGGTTCAATGAAAGTCTTTTTGAATAGTTACGATCTCTTCAAGATGGCGTCGTTTTTAAAAATGAATCACAGTGATGAACTTTTCAAAAGACATTTTGTCATTTTAGACCAGGGTCAGAATACCCTAAATCTTCCCAGAATCCGGTTCAAAACCAAGCCCTTCCCCTTCTGCCCTCATCTGATAAACGACCTTCAGGAGGATCTTGGCTTAAGAGGGCTGTGTTCACTCCACAAAGAACACAAGCCTCTGATCTGCCAGTTGGCTCCCTTCAGCCGGAAGCTTGACCTGAAAACCGGTGAAGATGAATTTACCTATACCCTGCCTCACCCGGGTTGCCCTGGGTCTTCGGGAATCCGGGTACTGAATATTGAAGAGGAAAAAGCATCTCTGGCAAAAGAACTGGATTTTGAAAAAAGATATTACACCCTCCTCTCACAGAATGAAGAGGATTCCCAATTCCTCTGGTCTTTTCCACTGACCCAGACATTTGAGAACCTTTTAACAGCATGGGAAAAGGGATTGAAACCGTGA
- a CDS encoding zinc ribbon domain-containing protein yields the protein MESNWRCPKCGNNSYETDQFAATGGAFSKIFDVQNKKFTTVSCSRCRFTELYKAESSALGNLFDFFTN from the coding sequence ATGGAAAGTAATTGGCGATGTCCCAAATGTGGCAATAACAGTTATGAAACGGATCAATTTGCGGCAACCGGCGGGGCTTTCTCTAAAATTTTTGATGTCCAAAATAAGAAATTTACGACTGTCTCCTGCAGCCGCTGCCGCTTTACAGAATTGTATAAGGCTGAATCCAGTGCCCTGGGCAATCTCTTTGACTTTTTTAC